The Haloplanus sp. CK5-1 genome contains a region encoding:
- a CDS encoding ISH3 family transposase, which yields MEFPRLKRILTDPDEYISSSQLKSLSMELLELIPMEGIEGSGLDSEEIMEVVLRAAVDTTSVNGVTTNTEDTPNREPVMDWLHTLEKEPMLDAVNDILALVAMTVLDRGGSRTICLDFMDNPFHGHPDDEDEFRRMEARDGTTKCHRYCTAFVIAQGKPLTLAVEPVDGEDSKADAVERVLARVETYPFETDQILMDRDAFVGELIGILRETAPPVFPVITRKDSLRKKLSKAASHMTEETICEGKEHEQTYPLAVNVTYQNGDRGKSGVKATGYAAYGLEDRTPAQVATTYNKRSRIEKSYEKFREARALTTTPSTTIRLFYVGVGFLLEQLWLVLQWAVLARPRRGGRALPKTFAFGDAFLHGIERVLDDELGWKEKYRTNGEGLPAGYEHGLG from the coding sequence ATGGAGTTCCCAAGACTCAAACGCATCCTCACAGATCCGGACGAGTACATTTCGAGCAGCCAGTTGAAGTCTCTTAGCATGGAGTTGCTTGAGCTGATACCGATGGAAGGAATCGAGGGCTCCGGCCTCGATTCCGAGGAAATCATGGAAGTCGTCTTACGAGCTGCTGTTGACACAACCTCCGTCAACGGTGTCACGACGAACACTGAGGACACGCCAAACCGCGAGCCAGTGATGGACTGGTTGCACACCTTGGAGAAAGAGCCGATGCTTGATGCTGTCAACGATATCCTCGCACTGGTGGCGATGACGGTTCTCGACCGCGGCGGGTCGAGAACCATCTGTCTGGACTTCATGGACAATCCGTTCCACGGTCATCCAGACGACGAGGACGAGTTCAGGAGAATGGAAGCACGAGATGGAACCACGAAGTGTCACCGGTACTGTACTGCGTTCGTCATCGCGCAGGGAAAGCCACTCACACTGGCGGTTGAACCAGTTGACGGCGAGGACAGCAAGGCCGACGCGGTCGAGCGCGTGCTCGCCCGCGTCGAAACATACCCATTCGAGACCGACCAGATCCTCATGGACAGGGACGCCTTTGTCGGGGAGTTAATCGGTATTCTTCGGGAGACAGCACCGCCAGTCTTTCCGGTCATAACCCGGAAAGACTCGCTCCGGAAGAAACTCTCCAAGGCCGCGTCACACATGACCGAAGAGACGATTTGCGAAGGGAAAGAGCACGAACAGACGTATCCACTGGCGGTGAACGTTACCTATCAGAACGGTGACCGCGGAAAGTCTGGTGTGAAAGCGACAGGATACGCGGCGTACGGTCTGGAAGACCGCACGCCCGCGCAAGTCGCTACGACCTACAACAAGCGTTCACGGATAGAGAAGAGCTACGAGAAGTTCCGAGAAGCGCGTGCCCTGACAACAACGCCATCGACGACAATCCGGCTGTTCTACGTGGGCGTGGGGTTTCTGTTAGAGCAGTTGTGGCTCGTGTTACAGTGGGCCGTGCTCGCCCGACCACGGCGGGGCGGGCGAGCACTTCCGAAAACATTCGCGTTTGGTGACGCGTTTTTGCACGGGATCGAACGGGTGTTAGACGACGAACTCGGCTGGAAAGAGAAGTACCGGACTAACGGAGAAGGACTGCCAGCAGGATACGAACACGGACTCGGTTGA
- a CDS encoding DUF7557 family protein, whose amino-acid sequence MYKKRPLKTLRNLTNYVMPEYVTIPAEPSTRERIKSHLRGGERYDDLLQRLVNEYEEEEPANRE is encoded by the coding sequence ATGTATAAAAAACGACCATTAAAGACACTCCGTAACCTAACAAATTATGTAATGCCTGAGTACGTGACCATACCGGCTGAACCGTCCACTCGTGAGCGAATCAAATCTCACCTGCGTGGTGGCGAGCGGTACGACGACCTACTTCAGCGGCTCGTAAACGAATACGAAGAAGAAGAACCAGCTAATCGAGAGTAG
- a CDS encoding ISH3 family transposase produces MRLPKLKRILTDPDEYISNSQLKSLSMELLELIPMEGIEGSGLDSEEIMEVVLRAAVDTTSVNGVTTNTEDTPNREPVMDWLHTLEKEPMLDAVNDILALVAMTVLDRGGSRTICLDFMDNPFHGHPDDEDEFRRMEARDGTTKCHRYCTAFVIAQGKPLTLAVEPVDGEDSKADAVERVLARVETYPFETDQILMDRDAFVGELIGVLRETAPPVFPVITRKDSLREKLAVTASHMTEETVCEDKEYEQTYPLAVNVTYQNGDRGKSGLKQTGYAAYGLEDRTPQQVAQVYNHRSRIEKSYEKFREARALTTTPSTIIRLFYVGVGFLLEQLWLVLQWAVLARPRRGGRALPTDFTFSDGFLHGIEQVLDDELGWKQKHRTNSEGLPPGYEHGLG; encoded by the coding sequence ATGAGGCTACCAAAACTCAAACGCATCCTCACAGATCCGGACGAGTACATTTCGAACAGCCAGTTGAAGTCTCTTAGCATGGAGTTGCTTGAGCTGATACCGATGGAAGGAATCGAGGGCTCTGGCCTCGATTCCGAGGAGATCATGGAAGTCGTCTTACGAGCTGCTGTTGACACAACCTCAGTCAACGGCGTCACAACGAATACTGAGGACACGCCAAACCGCGAGCCAGTGATGGACTGGTTGCACACCCTGGAGAAAGAGCCGATGCTCGATGCTGTCAACGATATCCTCGCACTGGTGGCAATGACGGTTCTCGACCGCGGCGGGTCGAGAACCATCTGTCTGGACTTCATGGACAATCCGTTCCACGGTCATCCAGACGACGAGGACGAGTTCAGGAGAATGGAAGCACGGGACGGAACCACGAAGTGTCACCGGTACTGTACTGCGTTCGTCATCGCGCAGGGAAAGCCACTAACACTGGCAGTTGAACCAGTTGATGGCGAGGACAGCAAGGCCGACGCGGTCGAGCGCGTGCTCGCCCGCGTCGAGACATATCCATTCGAGACCGACCAGATCCTCATGGACAGAGACGCCTTCGTCGGGGAGTTAATCGGTGTTCTTCGGGAGACAGCACCGCCAGTCTTTCCGGTCATAACCCGGAAAGACTCGCTCCGGGAGAAACTTGCTGTCACTGCTTCGCATATGACAGAAGAGACGGTCTGTGAAGACAAAGAGTACGAACAGACGTATCCGCTGGCAGTGAACGTCACCTACCAGAACGGTGATCGTGGAAAATCAGGGCTCAAACAAACGGGCTACGCGGCGTACGGTCTGGAAGACCGCACGCCGCAGCAAGTGGCGCAGGTCTACAACCATCGGTCACGGATCGAGAAGAGCTATGAGAAGTTCCGCGAAGCGCGTGCTTTGACAACGACGCCATCGACGATAATTCGGCTCTTCTACGTGGGTGTCGGGTTCCTGTTGGAGCAGTTGTGGCTCGTGTTGCAATGGGCAGTGCTCGCCCGGCCACGGCGTGGCGGGCGAGCACTCCCGACAGATTTCACGTTCAGTGATGGGTTTCTCCACGGGATCGAGCAGGTGTTAGACGATGAGCTCGGCTGGAAGCAAAAGCATCGGACAAACAGTGAAGGGTTACCACCAGGATACGAGCACGGACTCGGCTGA
- the queF gene encoding preQ(1) synthase gives MTSANPSLLEVIENEYPGRNTRLEITSPEFTCLCPEKPEQPDFGTIIIEYVPDDHIIELKSLKLYLGSYRDVEIYHEPATNQILDHLVEACDPRWMRITGQFNVRGGITTDTAVEYGELTDDIPETRASRADNLSRTPSER, from the coding sequence ATGACATCTGCTAACCCAAGCCTGCTGGAAGTAATCGAAAACGAGTACCCTGGACGAAACACGCGGCTCGAAATCACGTCACCGGAGTTCACGTGTCTCTGTCCAGAAAAGCCAGAACAACCGGACTTCGGGACGATCATTATTGAGTACGTCCCCGACGATCACATTATCGAACTGAAGTCGCTAAAACTCTATCTCGGATCATATCGGGACGTAGAGATCTACCATGAGCCGGCGACCAATCAGATCCTCGACCACCTTGTCGAAGCCTGTGACCCTCGCTGGATGCGTATCACCGGGCAATTCAACGTCCGTGGCGGTATCACCACCGACACGGCCGTAGAGTACGGAGAACTAACCGACGACATTCCCGAAACTCGCGCCAGTAGGGCAGATAACCTCTCCCGAACCCCATCTGAGCGATAA